The sequence GCCGGCCTCCAATATTATATAagatatatatcatttttcatAGTTATACATAGTACTTGGATTTTAGTAAATGTTGAGGTACAATATATAGTTGTTTTTGTTGGGTAAAGCAATTAAAACAGGTTGTTTGAATTTTTGTGCGGTTTATGCTGTAAATTATGATGTAAACATTTATATCTATAACTTTGTTGATTTTAaggttattttgtatcttggggtAAGTTTCATGTGAGATGATCTCCACATATATtttatcacaaaaaaaaaaaaaaaaaaaacttatgtaAGACGTCTCACgtgtcaattttgtgagacatgTCTCTTTTTTGGGTCATGCATCCATTAAAAAGTAGcacttttatgttaaaaatattactttttttagtaacactcctgtgagacgatctcatccgtgagacggatcaaccctacccatatttataataataagtaatacttttggtataaaatataatactttttaatcGATAACCCATGTAAGAGACCCACCTCAAAAAATTACCTTTGAGACCGTCTAATAGAAATTTTTGtctaatttttattgtaaatatgggtAAGGTTGACCTTTCTCACGAATAAAGACATGTGAGATCATTCGTCTCACAAGAGATCTACTCTTATTTTATTTGTAAGATTGGTTGATCCGAACTATATATAGAatgaatattaatattttttagcttaaaaacaataattttcaTGACCGAATCAAATAAGAGATTCGTTTCATAAAATTAACCCAAGAAACGATATCAACAAAGTTTTTGTGTATTGCCCTATAAGTGGCGTTTGGATAGATAAATAATTTTGCCCCCtaattaatttgtttaagtTCATGTCGTTCTATATATTAGCTAGGCTCATTATCAGTTACTATATAGCATAAAATCaatagattggattttaattatggaagtaagttatatattattttattcgtCTTATATATAAATCAAGCTAAATACAAAATGATTCATGAATTGCATGAGAGCTTAATTCTAGCCGACAtaattttctattttaaaatTGACAAGAGTGTTAAGTACATTTTATTGCATCAACTACATTTAGCAAATTAACATgcattgaaataaaaatattcaagcaTTAACATGATATTCATCAATTTCATTGGATGAAAATAACCTATTCAATGTGCGTAGCAAATGTTTTTTCATAGTCAACCGTGGGATTTTGTGGGGTTTGAGTTGATGACTTTACATTTGTGTTTGGTTAGTGAATTAGTTGATGTGGTCATATGAACTTTTTTAAGACGATTGTCGCGTACGTCAACAACAAATGTAGCACTTGAGTGTGTTTAACAATTTATAAAACGTAAATATCATCTCCCAAAATTGAAATTAGTTTAAACAAACATAGAtacacaatttatttatttctattaTACAAGTAATCTCAAAATAGCTAGGGGCGGGCTACCGGATATCAATCGGGGTCGTGTAGTACATGTATCCGACTAAACCCGAACCCGATCCGGTGGAACTTATGGGTCTACCCAATTGTGACATACATAAATATCGATCATAATGTAAAAAAACTGAATAGTACCACAttattggtgggcatggtagtggacatgataggtgggcacttgaaagaaactatatatatatatatatatatatatatatatagttcttttatgATGTCCAACAATAGTTGAGTTGACCAGCACAATTGGTGAGTTGACTTATACATGGTGGGCACGGAGTTGGGCATAGTTGTtgacaccataaaagaactatatatatatatatatatatatatatatatatatatatatatatatatatatatatatatattatctagaAATTAAATTACTTCCGTACGTACGTTCAAAATACCTTATCTAAGATCTAATTATAGTTatctaaattttatttaaacaatatataatttcaagaTAATAACAAATCACACAATTAGATGATTCTCTATGTCTCCGAGATACTCATTCTTTGTCCTTTTGCCTCAAATTTGTGATGCATGcaaatttgaaattatttatcTGATATAGTTTATCTCCATTTGTTTTAACTTTACATAAATTTCAGacccaaataaaaaaataaacaaagagAGAAATTAGTAACAAGTAGTATTCAAATTCCTCTTACAGAATTTTGTACGCACGCACACTCGCTCGGGAATCGAAGTTTTCATGGAGTCTAACGATCAACAGTGTCAAGTGCCTGCCAACTCGAGTCGAGCTTCGAATAGTTCGGAAGAAGTTGTAACTCATGAAGACGACAGCTATAGACCAAACAACCAAGTCTTAAGTAGCTATCACAGAATATTTCCAGAAGGAGATCGATATGTTCGGGTTGCTCATTCCCCGGGCTTCCGATTTTGCCCCGAAGACGATGAACTCATCGTGGACTTCTTGAACAAGGAAATCAATAAAGAGCAGGCCGAGTACATACGCATCCCAAAAGTCAATGTTTACAAGCATTCTCCTGAGGAGTTGGCTAGTAATTATTTGTTTTTTGCGattattttgtttgtttgtttgtttagcatggttttaattaatgtttttttcgGGGGCTTTGTCACGTACAGGGTACCAACAGGTTATGGTAAAAGATGAATGGTACTTCTTTTCACCGAGAGACCGGAAGTATGCTAACGGTACTCGGCCCAACCGAGCGGCCGGTAACGGGTATTGGAAGGCCACCGGAgctgataaaaaaatatgtcGCGATGGGGTGTGTGTTGGATTCAAGAAGTGTCTAGTGTTTTACGAAGGGCCGGCCCAAAATGGCGAAAAGACAGATTGGATCATGCACGAGTACGTGTCTGTCCAGCCTCCGAGAGAACGGCAAGGGACTGATGATATGCGGGTACGAACTGTTTCTCGACTTATTCGATCATCTTTATCATTTAGACAGTGTTTTGAGAGAGCTTTTAGAAGTGCTTTCtagaataatatatataatggaTATTTTCTTAATTTGACCCTATGTTCATAAGACAACAAATATTACATAGGGGGTTATGAGCTCGCAAGTGATAACAATAGAAGATAAGAGTGCAATTCTCCCTTGATCTTTTGCAAAATCTGGTGCCAGCTTTTCTGTTATATGTACTGATTGGTGCTGCATTATATTCCCACTTGTTACGAATTGAACTCTTTTTTTGCGCATTAATAACAAAATTGTGTTCGTTTGATCATGATACTCATGCAGCTAGATGATTGTGTTCTGTGTCGGATTTACAAGAAATCCGAGCAGCCACCAAAAACAGAGAAAGAGAGTACCGCTGCTGCTACAGAGTGCGGTGAAACCGCGAAATCTGCGGCCCACAAGTCCTCTAAAATTAAGAACCAGGCAGCCCCCAAGCGTGTCAAACCCGAAAACCCGGACGCTAATAATCTTCCAGGGCCACAGAATGTTCAACAGCAACAGCAACAGCAGATGAATCCTCAACTGCTACAGATGATGGTTGAGTTTCTTCAAGTGCGACAGCTGAACCCTCTAACGCCGTATCAGACTAATCTTCCAGTGCAACAGCAAGATCCAAATCCTCAAATGCCGCATCAGAATAATTTTCCAGTGCATCCTCAGATGCTGCATCAAATCAATCTTACAGTCCAACAGCCGAATCCTCCAACGCAGCATCGGTATATCCAAATGCGACAGCCAAATCCTCATGAAATGCGGCAACAGATCAATCTCCAAGCAGGGCAACAGCCGAATCCTCAAGAAATGCGGCATCAGTATCTTGCAGTGCCACATCCGAATCCTCCAACGATGCATCAGAATCCTCCGGTGCCACATCCGAATCCTCTAACGATGCATCAGAATCTAGAGGCAATACCAATACAATACGATCACAATCTTGGTGGTGTAATGCAGCTTGATGGTCATTTGGGAAGTGCTTCAGAAGACACAGGACAAGCCCAGGCCGACATTGTACAAAACCGTCATGGAACAAATTTTACAGACTACACTCTCAGGGACATGGTCCGAAATCTAACTCCTCCACAGATATACCCCAACGGGTTCCCATTCCCCCCCGGAACTCATGATCAAGGTATTTTTAACTCTCCGTCAACGGACTCCTTCAATCCGGACTCTCTGCTCCGCAACAATGATCAAGATTCAGATGAGCCATGATACAGAGAAATCTTCATTTTGATCAGTTTATGTTTTCCCttcatatatattaattaataggaTTCTTGAAATTGCCTGCTTTCTTATGCAACATTATTTTGATGCACATTAGCATGCATTTGCCTTTTGATCAGTTACTTTCTCTTGTGAGTGGAAGAGATTACATTATTTGTGTTTTGGTTTGTGAATTAATTAGTAGATGGGATTGTCATATAAATTTGTGACACAAAATCTGTTCCAGGGCGATTTCGGAAGCTGGATGTATTCAATATACTACACATACTAGCCGAGTCGACTCGATTTAAAGTTTGTATCAACTCGATCGAGTATTCATTTTCAAGCTCCAGCTTGAACTCCTTGAAAGTGTTTTTAGCAGgtttaaattttgtatttatatgAAAAATGACCTTAAATTATATAGGAGGTTTTCCTAAATAACCTTCACCGTATTACTATAATCAATTTTAGCCTTCAATTAAATTACTTAACCAAAATAGTCTTTTTATTATATCAAATTACAAAGATATTCTTTTAAACCCTATTCACAAATCACAATCACTTTCTCAATCTCAAAGTATTTTATCTTCGTTCTGCTCCTCTCCCATAAATAAGGAGCCTTGAAGCACATCAATCCTATTTTTTTGTatgaatttcatttttttccacttattttttcacaaataatgGTTAATTTCATATTTAGATTAATGCTGTATATGCATAGATATTTGGGCTATGGCAAACCTTGGTGATTTCGTACACACTATAATTCAAACTGCcaattcataattttattaaaatatttttatttatataagtaagtattattgaaaaaataataatatattatatattaaataaaactgAAAGAATGCTAAAATCAGCTCTTAAAGAAAAATATGATTATGTAATTAAACAGATGAATAACGGAAAAATGTAACACGCACATAACGGTAAAActtgattttaatataatctTAAGATATTTGATTGGACCTAACTCAACCTTAAAAGTTAACTCAAACGGAAAGAATTATCCAAGTCTACATATAGAACTTTCGGAAATTTTATCCAATTAATGTATGACAACTAAAACAGCAACAAACACTATgcccaattaaataaaaagatcccaaattaaatgaattaaattgATACATAAACTATTATAAATGTCTTAGTCAGTTCATAATCCAGCTAAAAAATCCATTTTACTCTTATTCTCACTTGCTTTTAAGTCAAATTGCTATTATTAAATTCGATTGGGTAcacaattttattttgaagttcttttttatgtttaaataatTGTATCTATTTAAAAATTACATTATgataaataattttcaactcaaattatatcataaaaatattttaatatatatattgattaaaCTAAAGATATATACTAAATTTGTGTCACTACGGCCCAAATGTATTTTATACAACTTAACTAAACAtaattatcattttattttttttcaaaatttagtaATATTGATGTATTGGTAGGAGTGACATACCGTACAAAAAATtactatataaaaaaattttatatcgattatgtaccgaaaatttcggtataccgatttTCAATACCTATAACAAGCATACCGATTATATCGAAATTTTACGATATACCGAGATTTCGATACGATATTGGTAtataacaaaattttcaaatttcatatcaTTACAATTTCgaaaacaaaattttcaaatttcatatcaTTACAATTTCGAAAAATTTGATATtattaccgtaccgaaatttttgatATACTATAGGATTCTCAATTATATGCTAAGAGAGATTATATAAGGGTCCACTCAGCTGCGAGAAAATGAAAATACATGTATTGGCGATAGACTTGAAAGCTTGTGAAAACatgaaagaattgaagattttttaaaattaattagttatatttaaatattaataattaaaccAATATTATAGAAATGTGACGTAGAAATATTGGTGGaatacaattaaaaataatcattttgATCCGTTATCTTTAGCTATTTTTGTGATTTAGTCATGTAATTTGTCAAATTAAAGTCAATATCATGTATCTTTAATCTTTGCACCTTTTGCTATTTAAGTCAGTTTTGTGACAAATTTAATAATTTGACCGGAAAAATGATAACTAGGCGGCGGTGATTAATGTCAATACATGCACAttcacaataaattaaaaaggatattaatattatttaagagactaatgaaataaaatataatattaattaatatatgaaCGTTGGTAACACACACGACATTGATATATGATTAATTAGGAGGAAAGTAACTGATCAAAAGGAAATTGCATGCCCCTTTTAGGAatgtccaagttggtggagtaggtgaactcttggcAGGTCAGAAGTTTGATTCCTCCTACCGACACCTTCTTGGACTAGTATGTCACACTGACAGGGCTTGCTTAGTATGGTTTATCTAgctaacgtagtttgcaggctattgcgttagtccatTGCGTTAATCCGGGGGTTTAACTAGTTCGCACcaacgtcacaaaaaaaaaaaaggaaaatgtATGCCATGtgtattaaaataatatattgcaTAAGAAAATACAAAAGATTACAAGAATGTCAAAGGCTCCATCAACACATCCAAAACTTGTTCTCATGAAcaacataaaatcataaaataaaaccGAAAAACAGAAACTGAAAATCAAAATTGCTGACTAggattaaaaagaaaaaatagtttttttggtTCATTGACTTGCTTAATTTCGGGTTTTGATCcattaaatttttaaagttttcagaTGCAGGTATCTTGTTCAGTTTCCACCTGCTTGGGGGTGGCATCGGATTTCTTCTTAATCCGACACAGAACGCAGTCATCCAGCTGCGAGAATAGGAAACAAACACAATTTTGATTCcagcaaaaataaaaacaaacaaaaaacaattttttacccacgtaaaaaaaaaaacaaaaaaataaacaaacgaaCAAACAAACACATTTTCTTACTCGCATATCATCAGCGTGTGTCGGAGGCTGGTCAGACACGTACTCGTGCATGATCCATTCAGTCTTGTCGCCTTTCGGGGGATTCCCTACGTAAAACACTAAACACTTCTTGGATCCAAGACGCACGccattctcaagtatttttttATCAGCTCCGGTGGCCTTCCAATACCCGTTACCGGCCGCTCGGTTCGGCTGATTTCCGTTCAAATACTTCCCGGAGAAGAAGTACCATTCATCTTTTCCCAAACTCGGATACATACCTGTGACAAAGGCCCCaataacattaatattaaaaccatacaaacaaacaaacgaacaaacaaatttttttaaaaaaaaaaaaaatttatttactaGCCAACTCCTCGGGAGAATGATTATAAACGTTGACGTTGGGGATACCGCGGATGTATTCGGGCCGATCTTTATTGATCTCCTTGTTCAAGAAGTCGACGATGATTTCGTCGTCTCGGGGCCAAAAGCGATATCCCGGGGAAAGCATAACCGGAACATATTTTCCATCTGAAAGGCATGTGTGATAACTTAAAACACCTTCTTCCGGAGTTAAAGCTCCTGAGCTATTCGAAGCTCGATCTTGATTCGAATACTTGGCGGGAACTGGACACTGTTGATCATTGTTAGAGTCCATGAGAAAACTTTGATTAATCGGCCCTAGCGTACAAAATTCTCTTCAGGGATATATATTGTATACAAAATGTTgccaattatatatatagtactTGGCGGGGGGTTTTTGAGTCGgggaaattaattatattaggTCTCTTTTCCAAGGTTATCAGTAGAGTTATTTGGAGATAAATAaatcagataaatatatatctcaaatattttttaaaaaaataataaaaataataatagtaattttCTTTGTATGATTTGTTTTTATCTTGAAATTACGTCCGTATGATTTGTTTTTATCTTGTATGATTTGTCTATCTAAAATGTAATTATACTtatctaattttttatttaaaatatgtaaatagTATCAACACTTTTGTGTTTGAGTTCAGATCATGATAAGGTTTCAAAACAATTATTTGATGATTATCGTGTCAGTTGTTTTATGTTACCAATAATTATACAATATGTTTCCATTGTTAAGATCCATAAGTTCCATTCGATCGGGTTCGGGTCTGGTCAAGTATATGTTCTACACGACCCCATTGCGCACCTCTAAAAGTTATAAATGTTGATAATTGTGCAACacaaatcttttaaattataCAATATGCAAAGCGTCACGTTTTGATTTTTCTACAGTATATACATGAACAATATTTAATATACGTCAACAATTTCTCGGCCAATAATTATACTCCTCGCAATCTATTCCAATCGTAAGGCCGAGAGTTTTTCGCGTTACAAAAAATGCACCTCAATAGGGGtggttcggtacggtataccgcataccgtaccgaataccGCATATCGTATTTTGATACCGATATCGtaccaaaaatttcggtatatcgaattttcggtatgacataaatccataccgataccgtatcgAATATCgaaattcggtacggtatcggtatgatatcgtgtataccgattttttatatagtttttttttaaaaaaaaatatcggtatacatggtatcataccgataccgtgtataccgatttttttcggtataccgaaatatcaaaaattcgaaaatcttATACCATTAtcgataccgaaaatttcggtacggtatcataccgtaccgaaatttaaggaataccgaaatttttgatattttcggttttttttcggtacggtaaaGGCGGTATGACGGCATTTCGGTATTTTTTTTACCAACCCTACACCTCAACAATTACACCATTACATTCTATTTTTGGCGTATTGATCaccttcaaaaatttaaaacaatctCACATTTAATATTTCCAATGAAAAATCTTTCCTCAAATATCAAAATTAAGGGGTATTTTTCAATTAAATAGATAAttaaatgaaatatttattaaaataggTTTTCATTATCTAAACTGTTAAATTTTaagtaataaataaatatgatgtgtaggatatatatttttcaaatattgaAAGTATAAttaatttgtgaaaaaaattaagatgttataaatatattattattatagatgattatcttattaaagatatgtgattaaaataaatatgtcaagataatatttatacaaatttgtatcttgtaatctttccctataaataggagtgattgagttcaatgaaaattgcatctgagtattgactcatatgaattctCTCTTCTCTCGTGAATTCTCTCTATTCATCTCTCTTATTCttttatgatttataacacgttatcagcacgatacTGTAACCAACtgagaatgaaaataattctcGTTTTATTGATGCTATTGGAATAGCACAACGTATTGTCAATACTCAAATCTATGAGAGATATTTTTTGGTGCTCTAGAAGTAGCACAAAGATATATTCATTGGTGTTCTAGAAGTATCACAATGAAACAATTGATATATTGGTGGCcatgaaatatcatgaatatgttgatAGCTATAAAATAGCACaacatgattttatattgagaatgaagaaattcatgatcatgatataatatattgagaattttgagagattcatgattaaaattttgatatatcagatattcatgaattcatgatataatatattgaatattgagatattcaagattaagatatgatataagatcaaatatattgagaatctaaagagatttttagttataatataatatattgagaatctgaATAAATTCATGATAAATATGcgatatatgattttgtatattgaaaaagtgaagaaatcatgattgatatctgatatgatatcaAATATCTACAAATATTATTGAAGAATCTAAAGAGATTCCTAGTTAATGCCCTTTTGTTGATTGTTGAGGATCTTATGAATTGGAAAATttagtacaatttctcaatgaatatcgatatatgatctaaaattgtcaatatttttaagaaaaaaaatattaaagataTATGTGACATAGATATCAAAAGATATGTACTAAATATcgattcaaataatatatttgttAATGTTCTAGAAGAAACATTATCTATTATTTGTCACACTTTTTATCATGATTTGATATTCAatgataataattatatatcatgtcataAATGGATAGTGTTTATATCTTATATtccatatttgattttattatttggttGATTCATGTTTGTATTTTTGgtttgaattttttcaaaatcatttgattaagttatcattttttttaaaatgaatgataaaatatttttatcatatgtTATTCTTCTACATGTAGGAACATAAATTTAATGTGAGATGACATTTGTAATAGATTAAATGTCATCGTTGAAGGTAAAAGATCTACTTGGTACATACAAGAATTTGAAAAGGTAAAGATTTGCTTGGTGcacacaaaaatttgaaatggtACGTTCGATTCTCAATttcaataattataatataatatcttatttataGAATTTTGTTCAAGAAAAGACAATTATAAAAGTTGTCTGATTAATGTGGTTCATTCTTTTAAGTGAATGTGACAGTGTCAATTAACATAGTTGATACACTGTAGTTTAATTCTTCAAGGAAGAATATGTCATATCGTATGAAGCGAgatattaattataaattcggcacaaaatattgagatataaGTCATAATCAATTATTGTACTAAACGTACATCGGTATCTCGTATCACAATCGTACCTGAAGTACGTAAaagatttattgatatctatcAAGTAAGATATAAAAGTTTGTGGAGATTGTTGATGTCTACCCAAATCATATATTTCATCGTATGTTGATTGAATGTCTAAAAGATCTTGAAGATCGTTTGATTGACGATGTAAAAAAAATGATGtgcttgatattataaaatagtgataCACAATATTgacatatataaaattttgaatctagtggatattgatttggtttaatagtatattacaaatcaatatttctagAAGAGCTAAAGAGCTCCAGAAGTATCATTGATACAAATACTTTCAAAGTTTGACGTAATGGATTGAATTGagcattcaaattatataaatagttgaAAAACTATTGATAGTGCACAAAATTGTTAATGAATAAAAAGTTACTGGATCGATAAATATGAAGttttttgaatcaaagatcCAGAAGATTTTATGAATTCTTATTGACTTATCAAATTCGATATCACTATCATTAGCTCAAATTGGTAGAGAATCCCCATATTATCTGGAATAAATAAAAAACGTGCGCCCACGAAGCGCAACATGATATTTGCGAAAATACGTATCGAGAAAAACTTCCAGAATATATAATCAAGACAAGCTTGATCAAAAGAGGATATGCATatcaattttatgattataaatatgttggtttagttgatttattttgcctCCAATCAACTAATAAACCATGAGAATAAATACGTCATATTTGAGGATAtctgaaatatatattatgtcaaTTGATTATGTATTGAAAGTTAATGTTTGTGCGAGAAATGCACTGCAATAAATCTCTTGAAGGGATTGTAAATATGTTGGAAATATATTGaatcttatgatcaattatcttgataaatgagattttatgacgCGATATTCTCATTTATTATTCTTGTAAAACAATGTTTCCAACATTGAGGGGGAGGAAATAGAAGCTACAAGAATATTTGAGATCGATCCCAATGAAATATAAAGTGAACATGATGTTCaaagtttaaatctcaaatacattatttgatcttgTGTATAAGATGTTTTAGCTTCATTTATAttcaagttgaataat comes from Henckelia pumila isolate YLH828 chromosome 4, ASM3356847v2, whole genome shotgun sequence and encodes:
- the LOC140867782 gene encoding NAC domain-containing protein JA2L-like isoform X2, with amino-acid sequence MDSNNDQQCPVPAKYSNQDRASNSSGALTPEEGVLSYHTCLSDGKYVPVMLSPGYRFWPRDDEIIVDFLNKEINKDRPEYIRGMYPSLGKDEWYFFSGKYLNGNQPNRAAGNGYWKATGADKKILENGVRLGSKKCLVFYVGNPPKGDKTEWIMHEYVSDQPPTHADDMRLDDCVLCRIKKKSDATPKQVETEQDTCI
- the LOC140867782 gene encoding NAC domain-containing protein JA2L-like isoform X1, translated to MDSNNDQQCPVPAKYSNQDRASNSSGALTPEEGVLSYHTCLSDGKYVPVMLSPGYRFWPRDDEIIVDFLNKEINKDRPEYIRGIPNVNVYNHSPEELASMYPSLGKDEWYFFSGKYLNGNQPNRAAGNGYWKATGADKKILENGVRLGSKKCLVFYVGNPPKGDKTEWIMHEYVSDQPPTHADDMRLDDCVLCRIKKKSDATPKQVETEQDTCI